In the genome of Telluria beijingensis, one region contains:
- the astD gene encoding succinylglutamate-semialdehyde dehydrogenase, translated as MANLSNYINGEWLAGSGRELATVDPSTGRQTWTSNESTGDDVARAAQAARDSFEAWALTALDERIAIATRFRDLLKTNAEELAATIAEEVGKPLWEARTEVATMANKIDISVQSYGARTGETASKVADGNAVLRHRPHGVFAVYGPYNFPGHLPNGHIVPALIAGNTVVFKPSEYAPRTAVKTVELWAKAGLPKGVLNLVNGGRETGIALGQEPLIDGVLFTGSSQTGAALHKQFGGQPGKMLALEMGGNNPLVVWGVEDIDAAVHHTVMSAFISAGQRCTCARRLVIQDNEAGQAFLERLVEVAAQLQVGPSNAEPQPFMGPVVSSAVAARLVQAQADMVTKGGKILLQMRQLDTNAGFVTAGIVDTTDAQGIPDEEWFGPLLQVIRVASFDDALRVANATEFGLASALLSPSEELWKRFSVRAHAGIVNWNRPTTGAASSAPFGGVGKSGNHRPSAYYAADYCAYPVASIETSALELPAKLSPGLSFPAKGA; from the coding sequence ATGGCTAATCTATCGAACTACATCAATGGCGAGTGGCTCGCCGGCAGCGGCCGCGAACTGGCCACCGTCGATCCCTCGACCGGCCGCCAGACCTGGACCAGCAACGAATCGACGGGCGACGACGTGGCGCGCGCCGCGCAAGCCGCGCGCGACAGTTTCGAAGCCTGGGCATTGACTGCGCTGGATGAGCGCATCGCCATCGCCACGCGCTTCCGTGACCTGCTGAAGACCAACGCCGAGGAACTGGCGGCGACCATCGCCGAGGAAGTCGGCAAACCGCTGTGGGAAGCGCGCACCGAAGTGGCGACCATGGCCAACAAGATCGATATCTCGGTCCAGTCGTACGGCGCGCGCACCGGCGAGACGGCCAGCAAGGTCGCCGACGGCAATGCCGTACTGCGCCACCGTCCGCACGGCGTGTTCGCCGTGTATGGCCCGTACAACTTCCCCGGCCACCTGCCGAATGGCCACATTGTGCCGGCCCTGATCGCGGGGAATACAGTCGTGTTCAAGCCGAGCGAATACGCGCCGCGTACCGCCGTGAAAACCGTCGAACTGTGGGCCAAGGCCGGCCTGCCGAAGGGCGTGCTGAACCTCGTCAACGGCGGCCGCGAGACCGGCATCGCGCTGGGACAGGAACCGTTGATCGATGGCGTGCTGTTCACCGGCAGCAGCCAGACCGGCGCGGCGCTGCACAAGCAGTTCGGCGGCCAGCCGGGCAAGATGCTGGCGCTGGAAATGGGCGGCAACAACCCGCTCGTCGTCTGGGGCGTGGAAGACATCGACGCCGCCGTCCACCATACCGTGATGTCGGCCTTCATCTCGGCCGGCCAGCGCTGCACCTGCGCGCGCCGCCTGGTCATCCAGGATAACGAGGCGGGTCAGGCCTTCCTCGAGCGCTTGGTCGAAGTGGCCGCACAGCTGCAGGTCGGCCCATCGAACGCCGAGCCGCAGCCGTTCATGGGCCCAGTGGTCTCGAGCGCCGTCGCGGCCCGCCTGGTGCAGGCGCAGGCCGATATGGTAACGAAAGGCGGCAAGATCCTGCTGCAGATGCGCCAGCTCGACACCAACGCCGGATTCGTCACCGCCGGCATCGTCGACACCACCGATGCGCAAGGTATCCCGGATGAAGAATGGTTCGGCCCGCTGCTGCAGGTGATCCGCGTCGCGAGCTTCGACGACGCCCTGCGCGTGGCCAATGCGACCGAGTTCGGCCTGGCGTCGGCGCTGCTGTCGCCTAGCGAAGAGCTGTGGAAGCGCTTCTCGGTACGTGCCCACGCCGGCATCGTCAACTGGAACCGCCCGACCACGGGCGCGGCCAGCTCGGCGCCGTTCGGCGGCGTCGGCAAATCGGGCAACCATCGCCCGAGCGCGTATTACGCGGCCGACTACTGCGCCTATCCGGTGGCCTCGATCGAGACCTCCGCACTGGAACTGCCGGCCAAGCTGTCGCCCGGCCTGTCCTTCCCGGCCAAGGGAGCGTGA